The Seleniivibrio woodruffii genome window below encodes:
- the htpG gene encoding molecular chaperone HtpG, which translates to MSQERMQFKTEVNKLLELMIHSLYSHKEIFLRELISNASDAIDKLRFEALTNDALLEGDADYKIKISADKDKNTLTVTDNGIGMTKDEAVKALGTIAHSGTKEFMQLIENKENNPELIGQFGVGFYSAFMVADRVTVYTRKAGEDASVGVMWESTADGTFTVEAHEKSERGTTIVLHLKEDAKEYTDEWEIKDIVKKYSDYISYPVVMDTTKKQEDKDIVEEETLNSMKAIWLKDKSEVQQDEYSQFYRHISHDFKDPSATIHFRAEGTSEFSALLFIPSKAPMNILYADFKSGPALYVRRVQIMEHCGDLVPNWLRFVVGVVDSSDLPLNVSREILQNNRQVETIRNNITKKVLETLTKMKTAEPEKYNAFFAEFGRVLKEGIHFDFKRKEEIASLMVMQSTATEDGKLTDLDAYLGRMKTEQNDIYYITGKSRSELEKSPYLEALKEKDLEVLFMTDEVDDIIITGLMEYKGKKFKSILKGDISLDREEDKKEAKEHFGKLTEKVKAVLQDSVSEVRLSSRLKNSPCVLVSGDSDIDPNLEAMLRQMGQPVPKRSKILELNPGHKLIELLNSEFEQNPESEKVADISELLYNQALILEGNMPADTSRFASLMTKILTEKF; encoded by the coding sequence ATGTCACAGGAAAGAATGCAGTTCAAAACCGAGGTGAACAAACTTCTTGAGCTGATGATTCATTCTCTGTACTCACACAAGGAAATTTTCCTTAGAGAGCTTATTTCAAACGCATCGGATGCCATCGACAAGCTCCGTTTCGAAGCTCTCACAAACGATGCTCTGCTGGAGGGTGATGCCGACTACAAAATAAAAATATCGGCAGACAAAGACAAAAACACCCTGACAGTCACAGACAACGGAATCGGTATGACAAAGGACGAGGCTGTAAAAGCTCTCGGAACCATAGCCCATTCCGGAACAAAAGAGTTCATGCAGCTCATCGAGAACAAAGAGAACAACCCCGAGCTGATAGGTCAGTTCGGCGTAGGTTTCTATTCTGCGTTCATGGTTGCCGACAGAGTCACCGTTTACACACGCAAAGCGGGCGAGGATGCCAGCGTCGGCGTTATGTGGGAATCCACAGCGGACGGCACATTCACAGTTGAAGCCCATGAAAAGAGCGAAAGGGGAACCACCATCGTTCTTCATCTTAAAGAGGATGCAAAGGAATATACCGACGAATGGGAGATCAAAGACATCGTCAAAAAATATTCCGATTACATAAGCTATCCCGTGGTGATGGACACCACAAAGAAACAGGAAGACAAGGATATTGTTGAAGAGGAGACGCTCAACTCCATGAAGGCCATCTGGCTGAAGGACAAAAGCGAGGTTCAGCAGGACGAATACAGCCAGTTCTACCGCCACATCTCCCACGACTTCAAAGATCCGTCCGCAACGATACATTTCCGTGCAGAGGGTACTTCAGAGTTCTCCGCCCTGCTGTTCATCCCCTCAAAAGCACCCATGAACATACTCTATGCCGATTTCAAATCCGGCCCTGCGCTGTATGTCCGCCGTGTGCAGATAATGGAGCATTGCGGCGACCTTGTTCCCAACTGGCTCCGCTTCGTTGTGGGCGTTGTGGATTCTTCCGACCTGCCGCTGAACGTATCCCGTGAGATACTCCAGAACAACAGACAGGTGGAGACCATCAGAAACAACATCACCAAAAAAGTTCTGGAAACCCTGACCAAAATGAAAACCGCCGAACCTGAGAAGTATAACGCTTTCTTTGCGGAGTTCGGACGTGTTCTGAAAGAGGGGATCCACTTCGATTTCAAACGCAAAGAGGAGATAGCCTCCCTTATGGTGATGCAGTCCACGGCAACCGAAGACGGCAAACTTACCGACCTCGATGCATATCTCGGCCGCATGAAGACCGAGCAGAACGACATTTACTATATAACGGGCAAAAGCCGCAGTGAGCTTGAGAAATCACCCTATCTGGAAGCACTGAAAGAGAAAGACCTTGAGGTGCTGTTCATGACGGATGAGGTTGACGACATCATCATCACAGGGCTTATGGAATATAAGGGCAAGAAATTCAAGTCCATCCTGAAAGGCGACATCAGCCTCGACAGGGAAGAGGACAAAAAAGAGGCCAAGGAGCACTTCGGCAAGCTGACTGAAAAGGTCAAAGCTGTCCTGCAAGACAGCGTGAGCGAGGTCAGACTCTCCTCAAGGCTTAAAAACTCGCCCTGTGTGCTTGTCTCAGGCGATTCCGACATAGACCCGAACCTGGAGGCCATGCTCCGCCAGATGGGACAGCCCGTTCCCAAGCGCAGCAAGATACTTGAGCTTAACCCCGGGCACAAACTTATCGAGCTTCTTAACTCGGAGTTCGAGCAGAATCCTGAAAGCGAAAAAGTGGCCGATATAAGCGAACTGCTTTACAATCAGGCACTTATCCTTGAGGGCAACATGCCTGCGGATACGTCACGTTTCGCTTCTCTTATGACAAAAATTCTGACGGAAAAATTTTAA
- a CDS encoding DMT family protein produces MKSTVLFISMLTMSNVFMTFAWYGHLRNQADKSWIWAVFVSWGIAFFEYLIQVPANRFGYQTLTLGQLKITQEVITLLVFVPFSFIFMKEPLKLNYLWAGLCMMGAVYFVFKG; encoded by the coding sequence ATGAAATCTACTGTACTCTTTATTTCCATGCTGACCATGTCGAACGTGTTCATGACCTTCGCATGGTACGGGCATTTGAGAAATCAGGCGGACAAAAGCTGGATATGGGCTGTTTTTGTGAGTTGGGGCATTGCCTTTTTCGAATATCTGATTCAGGTCCCTGCAAACCGTTTCGGATATCAGACGCTCACCCTCGGACAGCTTAAGATCACTCAGGAGGTGATAACCCTGCTGGTGTTCGTTCCCTTCTCCTTCATCTTTATGAAGGAGCCGCTCAAGCTCAATTATCTTTGGGCAGGGCTCTGCATGATGGGTGCAGTTTATTTCGTTTTTAAGGGGTAG
- a CDS encoding ArsR/SmtB family transcription factor, giving the protein MTQLDSAVEIIKSIADRNRMRILLMLNKRPMCVCELDAVLGIALSTISAHLKQMRSAGVITSEKDGRWVIYRISDDTSIRTIVSSLSGQLYDDTQVVEDLKMIDGISREECAKK; this is encoded by the coding sequence ATGACACAGTTGGATTCAGCAGTAGAAATTATCAAATCTATTGCCGACAGAAACAGAATGAGAATTCTGCTTATGCTCAACAAGCGCCCTATGTGCGTTTGCGAGCTGGATGCCGTTCTGGGCATCGCTCTCTCAACCATTTCGGCACACCTGAAACAGATGCGCTCCGCAGGAGTCATAACATCTGAAAAGGATGGCCGCTGGGTTATCTATCGAATTTCAGACGATACGTCAATCCGTACAATCGTCAGCTCACTGTCTGGTCAACTCTATGATGATACTCAGGTTGTTGAAGATCTGAAGATGATCGACGGTATCAGTCGTGAGGAATGTGCTAAAAAATAG
- a CDS encoding MarR family winged helix-turn-helix transcriptional regulator — MKDKTIEQELSSLDTFIKLVQTAENVSACVYAHLKDFGITVSQFGVLEALYTKGAMCQKDIAEIIRKTTGNMTTVIDNLEKNGLAERKKDQSDRRFFTVSITDKGMDVLNMVFDRYKNNVEQVMKDLDAEDRQNLVSILGKLRY; from the coding sequence ATGAAAGACAAGACCATTGAGCAGGAGTTAAGCTCCCTCGACACATTCATTAAGCTGGTGCAGACTGCGGAAAACGTTTCGGCCTGCGTTTATGCGCATCTAAAAGATTTCGGCATTACTGTAAGCCAGTTCGGCGTTCTCGAAGCCCTGTATACCAAAGGCGCAATGTGCCAGAAGGACATAGCGGAGATAATCCGCAAAACCACAGGCAACATGACCACCGTTATCGACAACCTCGAAAAAAACGGACTGGCCGAAAGAAAAAAAGATCAGAGCGACAGAAGGTTCTTCACTGTTTCAATAACAGACAAGGGCATGGACGTTCTGAACATGGTTTTCGACAGGTATAAAAATAACGTTGAGCAGGTCATGAAAGATCTGGATGCTGAAGACAGGCAAAACCTCGTTTCTATACTGGGCAAACTGCGGTATTGA
- a CDS encoding ferritin-like domain-containing protein, translating to MHEKSIELLNKAIADEVATLHQYMYFHFHCDDQGYDLLAALFKRTAIEEMIHVERLSDRILFLNGEIELKASHDVVKERNVGKMLDMAKAMEEQSAKDYNRWANECSANADSVSKKLFEALVEDEERHFDQFDDERENMNRFGENYLALQSIERSKTRSTLPPVGSGGAE from the coding sequence ATGCACGAGAAGAGTATTGAGCTTCTTAACAAAGCGATAGCTGACGAGGTGGCAACACTCCACCAGTACATGTATTTTCATTTCCACTGCGATGATCAGGGATATGATCTGCTTGCGGCACTTTTCAAAAGAACCGCAATCGAAGAGATGATCCATGTGGAAAGACTTTCCGACAGGATCCTTTTCCTGAACGGCGAGATAGAGCTGAAAGCCTCTCACGACGTCGTTAAAGAGCGTAATGTCGGAAAAATGCTCGACATGGCAAAAGCTATGGAAGAGCAGAGCGCAAAGGACTACAACAGATGGGCAAACGAGTGTTCTGCTAATGCGGACTCTGTTTCGAAAAAACTTTTCGAAGCCCTTGTTGAGGACGAAGAGCGTCACTTTGACCAGTTCGACGACGAAAGGGAGAACATGAACCGTTTCGGCGAAAACTATCTGGCTCTCCAGTCCATTGAAAGAAGTAAAACCCGTTCCACACTTCCTCCTGTAGGAAGCGGAGGAGCAGAGTAA